A region of the Fusobacteria bacterium ZRK30 genome:
GATGAGGAACCTGAAAATTCTCAGAATGTTTCAGTTGTAACTTTACCTCCGGGGATCTCTAGAAATATTATGAAGGAGCAGATAGATCTTTTGAGTAATATGGATTATGTTTTCAGACCGATCTATTCAAATGATAGTAATTTATTGTCAGTATATATGGGGACAAAGGATGGAGTATATAAAGGCTTCCCCTGGAGGTCGACGATAGCCAGGAGTTATGACCCAAGAAAAAGAGGATGGTATAGAGACGCGCTAAAGACAAAAGAAATCGGGTGGACAACACCATATATAGATGCAACGCCTTTTCCTTCCCGTAATTATGATATAAATAAAAAACTAATTGTGACCTGTTACAAAGCAGTATACGATAATAAGGAAAATTTCATAGGTGTTGTTGCTTCTGATATAACTATTAAATCATTATTAGAAATAATAAATACTCAGGTAGAGGATATAGGGACTGCATATATAATTGACAAAGAGGGTAAAGTAATTGCATATTCAGGAAAAAAAATACAATATACTTATGAAAGTAGTTATAATTTATTGGAAAGTGAGAATGAAGACTATAGAAAAATAATAAAAAAAATGATCTCCGGAAAAACAGGGTTTGATAGATATTATGATAATAATGGCAGAGAAAAAGATTTAGCTTATGCACCGATTTCTAGTACCGGGTGGAGTCTTGCTGTTGAAATTCCAGCGGATAAAATAATTGCCAGTGCAGATATAGTTGGAAATACCTTTGGAAAAATTCATGAACAAACCGATGCTGATATTGACAGGGCAGTTAACAGTGCCCAGATAAATATGGTGATTGCATATCTAATAATAATAATAATAATAATATTTATCGGAAGAAAAATGTCCGATAAACTCTCAAACCCAATTATTGAACTTACAAATTATGTGGAACTTATAGGAACAGGGAATCTGGATCATAATATTAAAATTAATACAGGTGATGAGATACAGGTCCTTTCTGAGTCATTTAATAAAATGACAAAGGATCTCAAATTATATATACATGAATTAAAGGAGACAACTGCAGCTAAAGAAAAAATTGAAAGTGAACTTGAAATTGCAAAAAGAATACAAGTAAGTATGCTTCCAAGAATTTTTCCCCCTTTTCCTGCTAGAAAAGAATTTGATATTTTTGCCAGTATGGAACCAGCAAAAGAAGTTGGAGGAGATTATTATGATTTCTTTTTAATCGACGAAAATAAGCTTTGTTTTTCTATTGCAGACGTATCCGGTAAAGGAGTACCTGCTTCATTATTTATGGTTATTGCTAAAACCTTAATGAAAAATGAAGCTTTAAGAGGGATTTCTGCCGAGGAGATATTATTTAATGTAAATAATATGCTTGTAGAAGATAATGATGAATGCTTATTTGTTACAGCGTTTATTTGTATATTAAATATAGAAACAGGAGAAGTAGAGTATTCAAATGCAGGTCATAATCCACCGTTAATCTGTAGAAAAGGTCAACATGAATATGAGTATTTATCTTTGGAAAAGAACTTTGTTATTGGAGGAATACCGGGATTTGAATTCAAGAGAGCAAATTTAAAACTTGAAAATGGAGATGTTTTATACCTCTATACTGATGGTGTAACAGAAGCGATGAATAAAGACAATAAACAATATTCTGAAAGGAGGCTTAAAAAAGTATTGTCGGAGATGAAAAAAGATAAGAGAGAGGTATATAATATTGAAAAAATAATTAAAGAGGATATTAAAGGATTTGTTGATGGAGCAGAACAATCTGATGATATTACAATGGTTATACTAAAATATAACGGGAATGTATAAAAAGATATCATTTTCGTTAGAAACAGAGTAAATATGGGAAATTAATTTGCATTAATATAAAAACCATGATATACTCATTTTGTCGTACTAACTGGGGAGCTAGCGGTGCCTTGTAATCTACAATCCGCTTTAGTAGAGGTGAAGTCGACCTGAGGATCAATCTGTCATAGCAGGTCCTTTTAGAAGATGTTGAGAGTAAAGTCCTATACGGCGAAATGCCAGTGAACCGTGTCAGATCCGGAAGGAAGCAGCACTAAGTTGGTTATTTTGGGTGTTATAGGGTAGCTTTGTTTGAGTTTTCTGATTGGGTGCCGTGTGGTTGGAATGTTTTCGAAGGTCGATGTACGGCCCTTTTTTTTTACCCAAAAATATAAATATTTTATTTACGAGAGATAAAATTATTGTTTTTAATATAAAAACGCCATAGTTTTTCTTTGTACTCTTTTGCATATTCTATTCCAATTCTTCTGCAGTCGACTATGAATTTTGGTTTATAGCCGTCATCTTCTATCCATAAATTTTCCTGAGTCGTCAAGTCACAGGCATTGTCGTTTATACTTATATTAAATGCCTGGCATAATTTCCCAGGTCCGTTTAAAAGTTCACGATCTGTTTTTGGATTTCTGTTTTCATACATGAATTCTATACCATCTAATGGTTCTAAAGCTCTGATTAAAACAGCATGTGGAATACCTTTACGGTTTGCAACGACATTAAAGCAGGCATAGATGCCGTATATGAGGTAAACATAGGAGTAACCCCCTTCCATAAACATGGTTTTTGTTCGTTTTGTTAATTTGTTATTATATGCATGGGAAGCTCTGTCTTTAGGAGCAAGATATGCTTCTGTTTCTACAATTCTACCTCTCATGATATTTTTTCCTGTCTTTTTGACGAGAACCTTTCCCAAAAGCTCCCTTGCCAGTGAATGTCCATCCCGGATATAAAAAAATTTATTTAAAACCACTGCCTTTTTCAATTTGTTCACCCCTTTTTATTTTTTACTTACTGCATAAAATCATCTTTCCTTCTCCTGTACTTTTTTTAATCTGTTTTGGTTATTTAAATAAAAGGATTTTTTATTGTTATTTTGAAATATCTATATAGTAGATGTTGAGTTTAGCATAGACGTTAAATTAAATAATAATCTTAAAAAGGGGGGGAGAATGATGCAAAGAGAAAAGAATAAAAATCCAGAGAATTCAAAGATATATCTTATAGGGAGTGGGATAGCATCCTTAGCAAGTGCAGTTTATTTAATAAAAGATGCTGAGGTACCCGGACAAAATATCCATATATTGGAGCAGGATAATATTTTAGGAGGGGCCCTTGATGGTATAGGAGATCCAGAAAAAGGATTTATTATTCGTGGGGGAAGGATGCATGAGGAGCATTTTGAATGTTATTGGGATCTTTTATCTAATATACCATCCTATGATGACCCAAATATTTCTGTTAAAGATGAATCCTTTGAATTTAGTTCTAAATTTGTTTCAAATGCAAAAGCTCGCCTGCTTAAAAATGGAGAAAAAATGGATCTCACATCTTTCGGACTTTCATTAAAAGAAAAGATTGCTTTATTAAAGTTGACACTTACACCTGAAAAGTTAATAGATAATAAACGAATTGAAGACTGGTTTGAAGATGAATTTTTTGAAACCAATTACTGGAAACTATGGACAACGATGTTTGCGTTTCAAAAATGGAGTAGTTTAGCAGAGATGAGGCGTTACATGAGACGTTTTATACATCTGGTAGATGGGCTGCCTAGACTTGGAGGGATTATGCGTACTAAGTATAATCAATATCAATCGGATGTTATACCCCTTAAACGATATCTTCACGAAAGGGGAGTTCAGTTTGAGATGGAAAAACAGGTCGTAGATATTGACTTTAATATTTCTGCTGACGGGAAAAAAGCTCAGGTTTTACATGTTTTTGATAAAAATAGAAAAAAAGATGAGATTATCTTGAAGGAAAATGATTATGTATTTATAACTAATGGTTCTATCACAGAAAGCACGGACAATGGTTCTTGGACAAAACCTCCAGTTTTAAAAAATAAATCAACTTCAGGGTCATGGATGCTTTGGGAAAAAATAGCAAAAAAAGACAAAGAATTTGGTAACCCGGGAGTTTTTAGTGATAATATCGATTTACAGAAATGGTATTCATTTACTGCCACACTGAAAGATAAAACATTTCATGATTATATGGAAAAATTTTCTGGGAACATAGACGGAACTGGCGGTTTGGTAACTATGACAGATTCTAACTGGTTGATGTCAATTGTAATTGCCCGTCAGCCGCATTTTTCCAATCAACCGGAGGACGTAAAGATTTTCTGGGGATATGGTTTATACCCTGACAAAGTGGGGAATTATATAAAGAAAAAAATGTCTGAGTGTAACGGTGAGGAGATCCTTGAAGAATTATGGTATCATCTAAAAATTCAAGACCTAATGAAACCTATTGTAAATTCAGGGTTAGTTAATTGTATTCCAGTAGCTATGCCGTTTATCGACAGTTTATTCATGCCCCGTGCAAGGGGGGATCGTCCTAAGGTGTTGCCGGAAGGAGCAAAAAACTTCGCTTTTTTAGGGCAGTTTACAGAACTTCCAAAAGATTGTGTGTTTACAGTTGAATACTCTGTCCGATGTGCACAAACGGCAGTTTACGGGCTCTTTGAAACTGGAAAAGAAGTATTGCCTGTTTATGATTCAATTAATAAGCCACAGGTACTGATAAAAGCTATGAAAGCAATAAGCAGGTAGGCAAATTATAGAAAGTGATTTAAAATAACCCAGTTTTTAGGTATTGAAATAAAAAGTCAATGGGAATCCATTGGCTTTTTAATATAAATTGGAGTAAATTTAAGATTTGTATTATAATATATTAACTAAAAACAACTCTATATGGAGGAGGGAAGATGTATAGAATATTAAAAGGAAAAACGTTAGAAAAATTTACAGAAAGATTAAAAGGGTTGAATCCTGATATTATGATAGATTCAGATGATAGGGCATTTATAATCTTATTCGAAGAAGAAATTATAGGGTATGCCGTATTGGGAAAAGATAAAATTTTGAAGGATATATTCATTAAAGAAGAACGAAGGTATAGTTCTTTTGGAACCAGGTTAATAGAATTTATTAAAAATTATCTCTCTGCTAAGGGAGTAGATGAGGTATATTTAGACAGATATTTAGAAAATGCCATATTTTTTAAAAAGGTGGGCTTCAAAGAGTGGTCTGGAAACCTATATAAAATAGATGGTCTTACAGCCAGGGAAAAAAGAAAGAGGGACGGGGTAAGAAGTACTGTCCTGTCTATTGGAATCAATATGTTTTTAGCAGGGATAAAGATATTTTTTGGGATGCTTGGAAAAAGTAAGGCCTTGGTAGCCGATGGATTTCATTCTGTTTCAGATATAGTAGGATCTGTAGTAGTTTTAGTAGGGATATATTTGGGAAACAAGCCGGCAGATGAAGACCATCCCTATGGGCATGGGAAATTAGAGAGTATAGCCGGGAATATAATCGGTGTAATACTGGTGATTACTGCATATAGTTTGATTATGGAGAATGTACTGGATTATATGCGGGAAACAGTGCGTCTGATTCCAGAGAATATAACCTTGGTTATTGTGCTTATTTCCATAGCTGTTAAGTATGTATTGTATAGATATAAATATAATATAGGGGTTAGAATAAAAAATGATGCTGTTTTAGCCGATGCCAGGGAGCATAAGAGTGATGTATTGTCTTCTGTAGGAGTTTTAGTAGGGATATTACTGTCGATCTATGTAAATCCAATATTTGACCTCCTGCTCAGTATAGTGGTAGGTCTGATCATCGGTAAGGAAGGATTACATATAATTTTTCAGACTTCTAATAATTTAATGGATATACAGGACAGAAAATTAATAGAAGAGGTAGACAGATATGTAAATTCATTTGGATATATAGAAAATGCTCATGATATAAGGATGAAAACATCGGGAAATATGGTCTATCTCTCGTTGCATATTAGATTAGATGGGAAGATGACTATTCATGAGGGACACGAACTATCTGATGATATAAAATACTCCATCTTAAATAGATTTGAAGATGTAGGGGATGTAACAATCCATATGGATTGTACCATATAAAATTTTAATTGAAATAGATCAATTGTAAGGTCTGTTTTACGATAAATTGAAATAGAAAAAGAGATATGATATACTTTAAAAGAGTGTAAAAAAGAGTGTAGGGTGTGAATTATGAGTATATTAAACGGATTGAATAATGAACAGAGAAAAGCAGCAGAAAAAATAGATGGACCACTACTGATCTTAGCAGGAGCAGGAAGCGGGAAGACAAGAACGGTTACATATAGAATAGCTCATATGGTGCTGGAAAAAAGTATCAGTCCATATAAGATCCTGGCTGTAACATTTACAAATAAGGCTGCTAAAGAAATGAGAGAAAGGGTAGAGAGTTTAATCGGCTTAGATGCTAAGAAGGTTATGGTCTCTACATTTCATTCATTTGGAGTCAGACTGCTCAGGGTATATGCTACAAAATTAGGTTATGATGCTAATTTTAATATCTATGATGCAGATGATCAGAAAAAATTAGTAGGCAGACTGATGAAGGAACTGGTAGTGACTAATAAGCAGTTAACACCAGCATCTGTAGTTTCTAAAATATCTAAATATAAGGAAGACGGAGAGGAACCGGCAGACGTATCTAAAGATGTTTATAATGCCGATACAAGAGTTGTAGCAGCTGTATATGAAAAATATGCTGAGGAACTTATAAAAAATAACGCTATGGACTTTGCCGATCTACTTATAAATACCAATAAATTATTGGATGACCCGGAAGTCTTAGAGAAGATACAGGGTAGATATGAATATGTAATGGTAGACGAATACCAGGATACCAACAATATTCAGTATCAGATAATAACCAAGATAGCTAAAAAACATAAAAATATATGTGTGGTTGGAGATGAAGACCAGAGTATATATGGATTTAGAGGAGCCAACATAAGAAATATTCTGGATTTTGAGAAGGAATATAAAGATGCTATGGTAGTAAAATTAGAGCAAAATTATAGATCAACTCAGAATATATTGGGAGCTGCAAACAGTATTATTAAATTAAATACAACTTCCAGAGGTAAAAATCTCTGGACTGAGAAGGAAAAAGGTCACTTGATTGAGATTTTTTCTGCATCAGATGGAAGAGCAGAGGCAGATTATATATTACAGGAGATCATAAAGGGGAAAAATAACGGTAGATCATATAA
Encoded here:
- a CDS encoding GNAT family N-acetyltransferase; translation: MYRILKGKTLEKFTERLKGLNPDIMIDSDDRAFIILFEEEIIGYAVLGKDKILKDIFIKEERRYSSFGTRLIEFIKNYLSAKGVDEVYLDRYLENAIFFKKVGFKEWSGNLYKIDGLTAREKRKRDGVRSTVLSIGINMFLAGIKIFFGMLGKSKALVADGFHSVSDIVGSVVVLVGIYLGNKPADEDHPYGHGKLESIAGNIIGVILVITAYSLIMENVLDYMRETVRLIPENITLVIVLISIAVKYVLYRYKYNIGVRIKNDAVLADAREHKSDVLSSVGVLVGILLSIYVNPIFDLLLSIVVGLIIGKEGLHIIFQTSNNLMDIQDRKLIEEVDRYVNSFGYIENAHDIRMKTSGNMVYLSLHIRLDGKMTIHEGHELSDDIKYSILNRFEDVGDVTIHMDCTI
- a CDS encoding SpoIIE family protein phosphatase, whose translation is MSVNKINKKTIKTKILSLLLGMTSISLLIFLLITSIDIKVKAKASLKSSKELWEGSISKSRKMLRSDTEGYMRALVKSQADHTDSLFDKVESGINIMGEYAKVIFSDPTMFKHIDTYYSDEEPENSQNVSVVTLPPGISRNIMKEQIDLLSNMDYVFRPIYSNDSNLLSVYMGTKDGVYKGFPWRSTIARSYDPRKRGWYRDALKTKEIGWTTPYIDATPFPSRNYDINKKLIVTCYKAVYDNKENFIGVVASDITIKSLLEIINTQVEDIGTAYIIDKEGKVIAYSGKKIQYTYESSYNLLESENEDYRKIIKKMISGKTGFDRYYDNNGREKDLAYAPISSTGWSLAVEIPADKIIASADIVGNTFGKIHEQTDADIDRAVNSAQINMVIAYLIIIIIIIFIGRKMSDKLSNPIIELTNYVELIGTGNLDHNIKINTGDEIQVLSESFNKMTKDLKLYIHELKETTAAKEKIESELEIAKRIQVSMLPRIFPPFPARKEFDIFASMEPAKEVGGDYYDFFLIDENKLCFSIADVSGKGVPASLFMVIAKTLMKNEALRGISAEEILFNVNNMLVEDNDECLFVTAFICILNIETGEVEYSNAGHNPPLICRKGQHEYEYLSLEKNFVIGGIPGFEFKRANLKLENGDVLYLYTDGVTEAMNKDNKQYSERRLKKVLSEMKKDKREVYNIEKIIKEDIKGFVDGAEQSDDITMVILKYNGNV
- a CDS encoding oleate hydratase; translated protein: MQREKNKNPENSKIYLIGSGIASLASAVYLIKDAEVPGQNIHILEQDNILGGALDGIGDPEKGFIIRGGRMHEEHFECYWDLLSNIPSYDDPNISVKDESFEFSSKFVSNAKARLLKNGEKMDLTSFGLSLKEKIALLKLTLTPEKLIDNKRIEDWFEDEFFETNYWKLWTTMFAFQKWSSLAEMRRYMRRFIHLVDGLPRLGGIMRTKYNQYQSDVIPLKRYLHERGVQFEMEKQVVDIDFNISADGKKAQVLHVFDKNRKKDEIILKENDYVFITNGSITESTDNGSWTKPPVLKNKSTSGSWMLWEKIAKKDKEFGNPGVFSDNIDLQKWYSFTATLKDKTFHDYMEKFSGNIDGTGGLVTMTDSNWLMSIVIARQPHFSNQPEDVKIFWGYGLYPDKVGNYIKKKMSECNGEEILEELWYHLKIQDLMKPIVNSGLVNCIPVAMPFIDSLFMPRARGDRPKVLPEGAKNFAFLGQFTELPKDCVFTVEYSVRCAQTAVYGLFETGKEVLPVYDSINKPQVLIKAMKAISR
- a CDS encoding DNA-3-methyladenine glycosylase → MKKAVVLNKFFYIRDGHSLARELLGKVLVKKTGKNIMRGRIVETEAYLAPKDRASHAYNNKLTKRTKTMFMEGGYSYVYLIYGIYACFNVVANRKGIPHAVLIRALEPLDGIEFMYENRNPKTDRELLNGPGKLCQAFNISINDNACDLTTQENLWIEDDGYKPKFIVDCRRIGIEYAKEYKEKLWRFYIKNNNFISRK